The Strigops habroptila isolate Jane chromosome 13 unlocalized genomic scaffold, bStrHab1.2.pri S16, whole genome shotgun sequence genome window below encodes:
- the ORAI2 gene encoding protein orai-2, with translation MSSELNVPVDPSTPACCSEPGTKGMDYRDWVRRSYLELVTSNHHSVQALSWRKLYLSRAKLKASSRTSALLSGFAMVAMVEVQLEVQYKYPQMLLIAFSACTTVLVAVHLFALLISTCILPNVEAVSNIHNLNSISESPHERMHPYIELAWGFSTVLGILLFLAEVVLLCWIKFLPVGSILKNETTNVEKAGSHAGWQSALVSTIIMVPVGLIFVVFTIHFYRSLVRHKTERHNREIEELHKLKVQLDGHDRGMQVV, from the exons ATGAGTTCTGAACTAAATGTTCCAGTGGATCCTTCCACTCCTGCTTGCTGCTCTGAACCTGGCACAAAAGGCATGGATTATCGGGACTGGGTCCGGCGCAGCTACCTGGAATTGGTCACATCAAACCACCACTCCGTTCAAGCCCTTTCCTGGAGAAAACTGTACCTGAGCCGAGCCAAACTGAAAGCCTCCAGCAgaacctctgctctgctctctggatTTGCAATG GTTGCCATGGTGGAGGTGCAGCTGGAGGTACAGTACAAGTACCCCCAGATGCTGCTGATCGCTTTCAGTGCCTGCACGACGGTGCTCGTGGCTGTTCATCTCTTCGCCCTTCTCATCAGCACCTGCATTCTGCCCAACGTGGAAGCAGTGAGCAACATCCACAACCTGAACTCCATCAGCGAGTCCCCACATGAGCGCATGCATCCCTACATCGAGCTGGCGTGGGGCTTCTCCACCGTGCTGGGGATCCTCCTTTTCCTCGCGGAAGTcgtgctgctgtgctggataAAATTCCTGCCTGTGGGCTCCATCCTCAAAAATGAGACCACCAACGTGGAGAAGGCCGGCAGCCACGCGGGGTGGCAGTCAGCGCTGGTCTCCACCATCATCATGGTCCCCGTGGGTCTGATTTTTGTCGTCTTCACCATTCACTTCTACCGCTCTTTGGTGCGGCACAAAACGGAGCGCCACAACCGGGAGATCGAGGAGCTCCACAAACTGAAAGTGCAGTTAGATGGGCATGACAGAGGCATGCAGGTAGTGTGA
- the ALKBH4 gene encoding alpha-ketoglutarate-dependent dioxygenase alkB homolog 4, whose translation MEAAGSGGGGPGCGCKGIRSCLLCEGPAQAAPPPQGEDNFTYCPATGLAKGNEHSEFAGWAFPFPGVFLMEEFISEDEESEIVELMDRDDWKPSQSGRKKQDYGPKVNFKKQRLKAGSFTGLPSFSKKIVAQMEACSVLGGFLPVEQCNLDYMPERGSAINPHFDDWWLWGERLVSLNLLSETVLSMSCDSEDSIQLFPTSSKENGELNPPASLTETPACQNSGEGGPNCMLCPRLVPSREVAVAIALPRRCLVVLFGAARYRWKHAIHRRHIQRRRVCVTFRELSEEFSAGGRHQELGKELLEIALSFQGRPV comes from the exons ATGGaggcggcgggcagcggcggcggcgggccgggcTGCGGCTGCAAGGGGATccgctcctgcctgctctgcgAGGGGCCCGCGCAGGCCGCTCCGCCCCCGCAG GGAGAAGATAATTTCACTTACTGTCCAGCAACAGGCCTAGCTAAAGGAAATGAGCACTCGGAATTTGCTGGCTGGGCATTTCCATTTCCAGGAGTGTTCCTGATGGAGGAGTTCATTAGTGAAGATGAGGAATCTGAGATAGTTGAACTGATGGATCGAGATGACTGGAAACCATCACAGTCTGGCCGAAAGAAACAG GACTATGGTCCCAAAGTGAACTTCAAGAAACAAAGGCTGAAGGCTGGCAGCTTTACTGGTTTGCCAAGTTTTAGCAAGAAGATTGTGGCACAGATGGAGGCCTGCTCCGTGCTGGGTGGTTTCTTACCTGTTGAACAATGTAACCTGGACTACATGCCCGAAAGAGGTTCTGCCATCAACCCGCACTTTGATGACTGGTGGCTTTGGGGAGAGCGTCTGGTGAGCTTAAACTTGCTCTCAGAAACCGTGCTATCCATGTCTTGTGATTCAGAGGACAGCATCCAATTATTTCCCACTTCCAGTAAGGAAAACGGGGAATTAAATCCCCCGGCATCTTTGACAGAGACACCAGCGTGCCAAAACTCAGGCGAAGGGGGACCCAACTGCATGTTATGCCCACGGCTCGTTCCAAGCCGGGAGGTGGCTGTTGCCATTGCCCTGCCGCGGCGGTGCCTGGTGGTGCTGTTTGGCGCGGCGCGGTACCGCTGGAAACACGCCATTCACCGCAGGCACATCCAGCGCCGCCGCGTCTGTGTCACGTTCCGGGAGCTGTCTGAGGAGTTCAGCGCGGGGGGAAGGCACCAGGAACTGGGTAAAGAACTGCTTGAAATAGCTCTTTCCTTCCAAGGCAGGCCGGTGTGA